The proteins below come from a single Rhizobium sp. BT04 genomic window:
- a CDS encoding HugZ family protein produces MKDQPSPLRETDDDARKLARVLLRSARHAAIAVLDPETGFPFASRVLVATDIDGTPVILVSKLSAHTRALARDPRASLLAGEPGKGDPLAHPRLTTQCLAEPVERGNAFYERIRTRFLARHTKAQLYIDFPDFLFFRLKPEQASLNGGFGRAYQLDGHDLIIQSAANEEIAAGAAEAVRDLVERHPDVAEMLATRLNAPKSASWRICGIDSSGFDLISGDFLLRYEFETLAGDADHICSNISKIAYSIP; encoded by the coding sequence ATGAAGGATCAGCCCTCGCCCCTACGCGAAACCGACGACGACGCCCGCAAACTCGCCCGCGTGCTTCTGCGCTCCGCGCGGCACGCGGCGATTGCCGTTCTCGACCCCGAGACCGGCTTCCCTTTCGCCAGCCGCGTGCTGGTCGCCACCGATATTGACGGCACCCCCGTCATCCTCGTTTCGAAGCTGTCGGCTCATACCAGGGCGCTCGCCAGGGACCCGCGCGCCTCACTGCTGGCCGGCGAGCCCGGCAAGGGCGATCCTCTGGCCCACCCCCGTCTGACGACCCAATGCCTGGCGGAACCGGTCGAGCGCGGCAACGCGTTCTATGAGCGTATCCGCACGCGTTTTCTCGCTCGCCACACCAAGGCGCAGCTTTATATCGATTTTCCTGATTTCCTCTTCTTCCGTCTCAAACCGGAACAGGCGAGCCTCAATGGCGGCTTCGGCCGTGCCTACCAACTCGACGGGCACGATCTCATCATCCAGTCGGCTGCGAATGAGGAGATTGCCGCCGGGGCGGCGGAGGCAGTGCGAGATTTAGTAGAACGCCACCCTGATGTGGCCGAGATGCTCGCCACCAGGTTAAACGCGCCAAAATCGGCTTCCTGGCGCATTTGTGGTATCGATTCCTCAGGTTTCGATCTCATTTCCGGTGATTTTCTGCTGCGATACGAATTCGAAACCCTCGCTGGGGATGCCGATCACATTTGTTCAAACATATCTAAAATAGCATACTCGATACCTTAA
- a CDS encoding aspartate aminotransferase family protein: protein MSNRLNAPNDLRAFWMPFTANRQFKKEPRLFVGAKDMYYTTHDGRQVLDGTAGLWCVNAGHCRPKITEAIREQAGELDYAPAFQLGHPKAFELANRLVDIAPEGLNHVLYTNSGSESVETALKVALAYHRVKGNGSRFRLIGRERGYHGVNFGGISVGGIVTNRKMFGTLLTGVDHMPHTHQPGKNNFTRGEPEHGGDIATELERIVTLHDASTVAAVIVEPVAGSTGVLIPPKGYLQKLREICTKHGILLIFDEVITGFGRLGAPFAAQYYDVKPDMITAAKGLTNGVIPMGAVFVTSEIHDAFMNGPEHMIEFFHGYTYSGNPIASAAALATLDTYKEEGLLTRAAELSDYWADALHSLKDCPNVIDIRNTGLIGAIELDPIAGEPTKRAFTAFLKAYESGLLIRTTGDIIALSPPLIIEKHHIDELFGKLRTILQNNI, encoded by the coding sequence ATGTCCAACCGCCTCAACGCACCCAACGATCTTCGCGCCTTCTGGATGCCGTTTACGGCCAATCGCCAGTTCAAGAAGGAGCCGCGTTTGTTCGTCGGCGCCAAGGACATGTATTATACCACCCATGACGGCCGCCAGGTGCTGGATGGCACCGCCGGCCTGTGGTGTGTCAATGCCGGCCACTGCCGCCCGAAGATCACCGAGGCGATCCGCGAACAGGCCGGCGAGCTCGATTACGCACCGGCCTTCCAGCTTGGCCACCCCAAGGCCTTCGAACTGGCAAACCGCCTGGTCGACATCGCCCCCGAAGGCCTGAACCACGTTCTCTACACCAATTCCGGTTCCGAATCCGTGGAAACGGCGCTCAAGGTGGCGCTCGCCTATCACCGGGTGAAGGGCAATGGTTCACGCTTCCGCCTGATCGGCCGCGAGCGCGGTTATCATGGTGTCAATTTCGGCGGTATCTCCGTCGGCGGCATCGTCACCAACCGCAAGATGTTCGGCACGCTTCTGACCGGCGTCGATCACATGCCGCACACCCACCAGCCCGGCAAGAACAACTTCACCCGCGGCGAGCCCGAGCACGGCGGCGACATCGCCACCGAGCTGGAGCGTATCGTCACTTTGCATGACGCCTCCACCGTCGCCGCGGTCATCGTCGAGCCGGTGGCGGGCTCCACCGGCGTGTTGATCCCGCCGAAAGGCTACCTGCAGAAGCTGCGCGAGATCTGCACCAAACACGGCATCCTTCTGATTTTCGACGAGGTCATCACCGGCTTCGGCCGCCTCGGCGCCCCCTTTGCCGCGCAATATTACGACGTCAAGCCCGACATGATCACCGCCGCCAAGGGACTGACCAATGGCGTCATTCCGATGGGCGCCGTCTTCGTCACCTCCGAGATCCATGATGCCTTCATGAACGGCCCGGAGCACATGATCGAGTTCTTCCACGGCTACACCTATTCCGGCAACCCAATTGCCTCGGCTGCAGCCCTGGCGACCCTCGACACATACAAGGAAGAAGGCCTGCTGACCCGCGCCGCCGAGCTTTCTGATTACTGGGCCGACGCGCTGCATTCGCTGAAGGACTGCCCCAATGTCATCGACATCCGGAATACCGGCCTGATCGGCGCGATCGAACTCGATCCGATCGCCGGCGAGCCGACCAAGCGGGCCTTCACCGCTTTCCTGAAGGCCTATGAAAGCGGCCTGCTGATCCGCACCACCGGCGACATCATCGCCCTCTCCCCGCCGCTGATCATCGAGAAGCACCATATCGACGAGCTCTTCGGCAAACTGCGGACCATCCTGCAGAATAACATCTGA
- a CDS encoding DUF2333 family protein, protein MLDRIAGFFRLIGQTIGRWARLFSAWAFWPFLAAHGWYQRRSWMIRLPVIALVALFVVLYGYFFWQTQVWSNFNTAFVDQYRLSERKVAAGQEVPAAEGSSTTAAKTCQRSAIVDVVADLTDFNVNQNAWISSMLLYKMGFFGIDWDHTPFLDNKASFQRGVNQAVRRTSAELVDTLGRVRGTSGINNDLQSARGNLQFDEHSWYFGLNPFGPKTPTPSYYRSAVGSLRKFNTDLSACNAIFDGRADNLMQFIDRIANDLGGTSDMLAERSENHNRGWFDTRADDRFWFAYGQLYGYYAILAAAQADFSQVVQERNLGAVWSGTTRQFQAALRIQPAIISNGREDGWIMPSHLATMGFYILRVRSNLVEIRSVLDR, encoded by the coding sequence ATGCTTGACCGGATAGCCGGTTTTTTCAGGCTGATCGGCCAGACGATCGGCCGCTGGGCCCGCTTGTTTTCCGCCTGGGCCTTCTGGCCCTTTCTCGCCGCGCATGGCTGGTATCAGCGCCGGAGCTGGATGATCCGACTGCCGGTCATCGCGCTCGTGGCGCTATTCGTCGTGCTATACGGCTATTTTTTCTGGCAGACGCAGGTCTGGTCGAATTTCAACACGGCATTTGTCGACCAATACCGGCTTTCCGAACGCAAGGTTGCCGCCGGACAGGAAGTGCCAGCCGCCGAGGGAAGCAGCACCACGGCTGCCAAAACTTGCCAGCGCTCGGCCATCGTCGACGTCGTGGCCGATTTGACCGATTTCAATGTCAACCAGAACGCATGGATTTCCTCCATGCTGCTCTACAAGATGGGCTTCTTCGGCATCGACTGGGATCACACACCCTTCCTCGACAACAAGGCCTCGTTCCAACGCGGCGTCAACCAGGCGGTTCGGCGAACTTCGGCGGAGCTCGTCGATACGCTCGGGCGCGTGCGCGGCACGTCAGGCATCAACAACGATTTGCAGAGCGCGCGCGGTAATCTTCAGTTCGATGAACACAGCTGGTATTTCGGGCTCAATCCCTTCGGGCCGAAAACGCCGACGCCCTCCTATTACCGCTCGGCGGTCGGCAGCCTGCGTAAGTTCAACACCGATCTTTCCGCCTGCAATGCTATTTTCGACGGCCGCGCCGACAATCTCATGCAGTTCATAGACCGCATCGCCAACGATCTCGGCGGGACCTCCGACATGCTCGCCGAGCGCTCGGAAAACCACAATCGCGGCTGGTTCGATACACGCGCTGACGACCGGTTCTGGTTCGCCTACGGCCAGCTTTACGGCTATTATGCCATCCTTGCCGCAGCGCAGGCGGATTTCTCGCAGGTCGTGCAGGAGCGCAATCTTGGAGCGGTCTGGAGCGGCACGACGCGGCAGTTCCAGGCGGCACTGCGCATCCAGCCGGCGATCATCTCGAACGGGCGCGAAGACGGCTGGATCATGCCGAGCCACCTCGCCACGATGGGCTTCTATATTCTCAGAGTGCGCTCGAACCTGGTGGAAATCCGGTCGGTGCTTGATCGCTAA
- a CDS encoding helix-turn-helix transcriptional regulator — protein sequence METTDLADHTNVAAALLSAMANPKRLLILCSLVKGEVAVGVLATQVGLSQSALSQHLSKLRAQKLVKTRRDAQTIYYSSTSEPVMKILATLEDIYLVQSRNRSAA from the coding sequence ATGGAAACCACTGATTTGGCCGATCACACGAATGTGGCGGCAGCTTTATTGTCGGCCATGGCAAACCCCAAGAGATTGCTGATCCTGTGTAGCCTCGTGAAGGGCGAAGTGGCCGTCGGCGTGCTTGCAACGCAGGTCGGCCTCAGCCAGTCGGCTCTCTCTCAGCACCTGTCGAAACTGCGCGCTCAAAAGCTGGTCAAGACCCGCCGAGACGCACAAACCATCTATTATTCGAGCACCTCCGAGCCGGTCATGAAAATCTTGGCGACCCTCGAAGATATCTACCTCGTGCAGAGCAGGAATAGATCCGCCGCTTAA
- the choW gene encoding choline ABC transporter permease subunit, with protein MNWITEFKIPVGPWAKSFVDWLTSNGEWFFNQIAFLLSSAIDGLLFVLQKPHPLIVIAAITAIAFWLRRSIAVAVFTCLGLLLIVNQDYWKETTETLALVLAATFVCMVIGIPLGIAAARRPWVYAAMRPVLDLMQTIPTFVYLIPALILFGLGMVPGLIATVIFAIPAPIRLTRLGIISTPPSLVEAAVAFGATPIQVLRKIELPFATPQIMAGLTQTIMLSLSMVVIAALVGAPGLGVPVVRALNTVNIAKGFEAGFCIVILAIILDRMFRTAGEGGAA; from the coding sequence TTGAATTGGATCACCGAATTTAAGATTCCCGTTGGCCCCTGGGCCAAATCCTTCGTGGACTGGCTGACCTCGAACGGCGAATGGTTCTTCAACCAGATCGCCTTCCTGCTGTCGAGCGCCATAGACGGCCTGCTCTTCGTGCTGCAGAAGCCTCATCCGCTGATCGTCATCGCTGCCATCACCGCCATCGCCTTTTGGCTGCGCCGGTCGATCGCGGTCGCCGTCTTCACCTGTCTCGGGCTGCTGCTCATCGTGAACCAGGACTATTGGAAGGAAACGACGGAGACGCTCGCCCTCGTGCTTGCCGCCACCTTCGTCTGCATGGTGATCGGCATTCCGCTCGGGATTGCCGCCGCCCGCCGCCCTTGGGTCTATGCCGCCATGCGCCCGGTGCTCGATCTCATGCAGACCATCCCGACATTCGTCTATCTGATCCCGGCGCTGATCCTGTTCGGCCTCGGCATGGTGCCGGGGCTGATCGCGACCGTCATCTTCGCAATTCCCGCGCCGATCCGGCTGACGCGCCTCGGCATCATCTCGACGCCGCCGTCGCTTGTCGAAGCCGCCGTCGCCTTCGGCGCGACGCCGATACAGGTGCTGCGCAAGATCGAGCTTCCCTTCGCCACGCCGCAGATCATGGCGGGCCTCACCCAGACCATCATGCTGTCGCTATCGATGGTCGTCATCGCCGCCCTTGTCGGCGCTCCCGGGCTTGGCGTGCCCGTCGTTCGTGCGCTGAACACCGTCAATATCGCCAAGGGTTTCGAGGCGGGTTTCTGCATCGTCATCCTGGCAATCATTCTCGACCGGATGTTCCGCACGGCGGGTGAAGGAGGCGCTGCATGA
- the choV gene encoding choline ABC transporter ATP-binding protein, with protein MTAVSFNNVSIIFGDRPETALAMVDQGKTRDEIGAATGLVLGVANASLTIEEGEILVLMGLSGSGKSTLLRAVNGLAPVVRGDVAVSAATGSVNPYRCNAKALRDLRTHTVSMVFQQFALLPWRTVADNVGFGLELAGMPEAERKVRVGEQLELVNLTKWADRKVNELSGGMQQRVGLARAFATGAPILLMDEPFSALDPLIRTRLQDELLEFQRRLKKTILFVSHDLDEAFRIGNRIAIMEGGRIIQCGTPHDIVKNPADQYVADFVQNLNPINMLTAADVMQPGLGQTAAGMSVSATARAATPLVDVLDALARQPGSIGIVENGAIVGTISAQDIVAGLTRHRRKQDA; from the coding sequence ATGACCGCGGTAAGCTTTAACAATGTCAGCATCATCTTCGGCGACCGGCCGGAAACAGCACTCGCCATGGTCGACCAGGGCAAAACGCGCGACGAAATCGGCGCCGCGACCGGGCTGGTGCTCGGCGTCGCCAATGCTTCGCTGACGATCGAGGAAGGCGAGATCCTGGTGTTGATGGGGCTGTCCGGCTCCGGCAAATCGACGTTGCTGCGCGCCGTCAATGGGCTCGCGCCCGTTGTACGCGGGGATGTCGCAGTCTCGGCGGCCACCGGCTCCGTCAACCCCTACAGATGCAATGCCAAAGCCTTGCGCGACCTGCGCACCCACACCGTCTCCATGGTGTTCCAGCAGTTCGCCCTCCTACCCTGGCGCACCGTCGCCGACAATGTCGGCTTCGGCCTCGAGCTCGCGGGCATGCCGGAGGCCGAACGCAAGGTCCGCGTCGGCGAGCAGCTTGAGCTCGTCAACCTGACGAAATGGGCGGACCGCAAGGTCAACGAACTCTCAGGCGGCATGCAGCAGCGTGTCGGGCTTGCCCGCGCCTTTGCCACCGGCGCCCCGATCCTGCTGATGGACGAGCCTTTCTCGGCCCTCGATCCATTGATCCGCACCCGCTTGCAGGACGAACTCCTGGAGTTCCAGCGGCGGCTGAAGAAGACCATCCTCTTCGTCAGCCACGATCTCGACGAAGCCTTCCGCATCGGCAACCGCATCGCCATCATGGAAGGCGGCCGCATCATCCAATGCGGAACGCCGCATGACATCGTCAAGAACCCAGCCGACCAGTATGTCGCGGATTTCGTGCAGAACCTTAATCCGATCAATATGCTGACGGCGGCCGACGTGATGCAGCCCGGCCTCGGCCAGACCGCCGCCGGCATGAGCGTCAGCGCCACGGCCCGCGCCGCGACCCCGCTCGTCGATGTGCTCGATGCCCTTGCTCGCCAGCCAGGCAGTATCGGCATCGTTGAAAACGGTGCGATCGTCGGCACCATCTCGGCACAGGATATCGTCGCCGGCCTTACCCGCCATCGCCGCAAGCAGGACGCTTGA
- a CDS encoding branched-chain amino acid ABC transporter substrate-binding protein, with translation MTLKTLTATLVASLAFAPLAHADITIGLIAPLTGPVAAYGDQVKNGAQTAVDEINKKGGILGEKVVLELADDAGEPKQGVSAANKVVGDGIRFVVGPVTSGVAIPVSDVLAENGVLMVTPTATAPDLTKRGLTNVLRTCGRDDQQAEVAAKYVLKNFKDKRIAVVNDKGAYGKGLADAFKATLNAGGVTEVVNDAITPGDKDFSALTTRIKSEKVDVVYFGGYHPEGGLLARQLHDLAANATIIGGDGLSNTEFWAIGTDAAAGTVFTNASDATKSPDSKAAAEALAAKNIPAEAFTLNAYAAVEVLKAGIEKAGSTEDAEAVATALKGGMEIPTAIGKLTYGETGDLTSQSFSLYKWEAGKIVAAE, from the coding sequence ATGACCCTCAAGACATTGACGGCGACCCTTGTCGCCTCGCTCGCCTTTGCGCCGCTTGCCCATGCAGATATCACCATCGGCCTGATTGCGCCGCTGACCGGCCCCGTCGCCGCCTATGGCGACCAGGTGAAGAACGGCGCTCAGACCGCCGTCGACGAGATCAATAAGAAGGGCGGGATCCTCGGCGAGAAGGTCGTCCTCGAACTGGCCGACGATGCCGGCGAACCGAAACAGGGCGTTTCCGCCGCCAACAAGGTCGTCGGCGACGGCATCCGCTTCGTCGTCGGCCCCGTCACCTCAGGTGTTGCGATTCCGGTTTCGGACGTTCTGGCCGAAAACGGCGTGCTGATGGTTACTCCGACCGCAACGGCCCCTGACCTCACTAAGCGCGGCCTCACCAACGTGCTGCGCACCTGCGGCCGCGACGACCAGCAGGCTGAAGTCGCCGCCAAATACGTGCTGAAGAATTTCAAGGACAAGCGCATCGCCGTCGTCAACGACAAGGGCGCTTACGGCAAGGGCCTCGCCGACGCCTTCAAGGCGACGCTGAATGCCGGCGGCGTCACCGAAGTCGTCAATGACGCAATCACCCCTGGCGACAAGGATTTCAGCGCGCTGACCACCCGCATCAAGTCCGAAAAGGTCGACGTGGTCTATTTCGGCGGCTACCACCCGGAAGGCGGCCTGCTCGCCCGTCAGCTGCATGACCTCGCCGCCAACGCGACGATCATCGGCGGCGACGGCCTCTCCAACACCGAATTCTGGGCGATCGGCACGGATGCCGCCGCCGGCACCGTCTTCACCAACGCTTCGGACGCCACCAAGAGCCCGGATTCCAAGGCCGCAGCCGAGGCGCTCGCCGCCAAGAACATCCCGGCCGAGGCCTTTACGCTCAACGCCTATGCCGCCGTCGAAGTGCTGAAAGCCGGCATCGAAAAGGCCGGCAGCACCGAAGATGCGGAAGCCGTAGCGACCGCGCTGAAAGGCGGCATGGAGATCCCGACCGCCATCGGCAAACTCACCTACGGCGAAACCGGCGACCTCACTTCGCAGAGCTTCTCGCTCTACAAGTGGGAAGCCGGAAAGATCGTCGCCGCCGAGTAA
- a CDS encoding choline ABC transporter substrate-binding protein → MKTTSTFKLVTATAVAALSVATTAFAADPDSCSTVHFSDVGWTDITATTATASVVLKSIGYQTDVKVLSVPVTYTSLKNKDIDIFLGNWMPTQEKDVRPYLEDKSVESFGPNLVGAKYTLATNAKGAELGIKDFKDIAAHKDDLDGKIYGIEPGNDGNRLVMDMIEKNTFGLKDMEVVESSEQGMLAQVARADKSGKPVVFLGWEPHPMNTNFKLTYLTGGDDIFGPDFGGAKVYTNVRAGYLDECPNVGAMLKNLTFSLDMENHIMGKILNDGKEPEAAASEWLKANPSAIEPWLAGVKTRDGKGDALAAAKTGLGL, encoded by the coding sequence ATGAAAACAACAAGCACGTTCAAACTCGTTACTGCAACTGCCGTCGCCGCCCTCTCCGTTGCGACTACTGCTTTCGCCGCCGATCCCGACAGCTGCTCCACCGTCCATTTTTCGGACGTCGGCTGGACGGACATTACCGCCACCACCGCCACCGCGTCCGTCGTCCTGAAGAGCATCGGCTATCAGACCGATGTTAAGGTCCTTTCGGTGCCGGTCACCTACACTTCGCTGAAGAACAAGGACATCGACATCTTCCTCGGCAACTGGATGCCGACGCAGGAAAAGGATGTGCGTCCCTACCTCGAAGACAAGTCGGTTGAATCCTTCGGCCCGAACCTTGTCGGCGCCAAGTACACGCTCGCCACCAACGCCAAGGGTGCCGAGCTCGGCATCAAGGACTTCAAGGACATCGCCGCCCATAAGGACGATCTCGACGGTAAGATCTACGGCATCGAGCCCGGCAATGACGGCAACCGTCTCGTCATGGACATGATCGAAAAGAACACCTTTGGCCTGAAGGATATGGAAGTCGTCGAGTCCTCCGAGCAGGGCATGCTCGCTCAGGTCGCGCGTGCCGACAAATCAGGCAAGCCTGTGGTTTTCCTCGGCTGGGAACCCCATCCGATGAACACCAACTTCAAGCTGACCTACCTCACCGGCGGTGATGATATCTTCGGTCCGGATTTCGGCGGCGCCAAGGTCTACACCAATGTGCGGGCCGGTTACCTCGACGAATGCCCGAATGTCGGCGCGATGCTGAAGAACCTGACGTTCTCCCTCGACATGGAGAACCACATCATGGGCAAGATCCTCAACGACGGCAAGGAGCCGGAGGCTGCAGCTTCCGAATGGTTGAAGGCGAACCCCTCGGCGATCGAGCCCTGGCTCGCCGGCGTCAAGACCCGCGACGGCAAGGGCGACGCGCTGGCGGCTGCCAAGACCGGCCTCGGTCTCTGA
- a CDS encoding HD-GYP domain-containing protein, which produces MLKRIDASQVRIGMFVEAIEGLWQDPLLSKRRFSVRRELDAAKIRKCATAVVVINTSKGFDTNGLPGRDIEIDSKAARETVQKSVQMLEEVFGRVQNGEGITFEQVAPVISSVSKSMDESPSVFLSVTRLKSKDEVTFLHSISVSALMILFSRHLGLDETTVQMLGTAGLLHDVGKLEIPLEVLTKEGRLEEDEIILMRRHPEQGHAILLRQEGMSDIVLDVCLNHHERIDGKGYPHGLSGSAVSLYARIATICDVYDAVTSVRPYKAPWSAGDALKWMLGVEGHFDRRLLKKFALCLSVASVT; this is translated from the coding sequence ATGCTCAAGCGTATCGACGCCAGCCAGGTGCGTATCGGAATGTTTGTAGAGGCTATCGAGGGCCTGTGGCAGGATCCGCTTTTGTCCAAGCGCAGATTTTCCGTTCGTCGCGAGCTCGACGCCGCAAAAATCCGTAAATGCGCCACTGCCGTCGTCGTCATCAACACCAGCAAGGGCTTCGATACCAATGGCCTCCCAGGGCGTGACATCGAGATCGATAGCAAGGCGGCGCGCGAAACCGTCCAGAAATCCGTGCAGATGCTGGAGGAGGTTTTCGGCCGGGTGCAAAATGGCGAGGGAATCACCTTCGAGCAGGTAGCGCCGGTGATTTCCTCCGTCTCCAAGTCGATGGATGAAAGCCCTTCCGTTTTTCTGAGCGTGACGCGTCTGAAATCAAAAGACGAAGTGACGTTCCTGCATTCGATTTCGGTGAGTGCGCTGATGATCCTTTTCAGCCGGCATCTCGGACTTGATGAGACTACGGTTCAGATGCTCGGTACTGCCGGGTTGTTGCATGATGTCGGCAAGCTCGAAATTCCGCTGGAGGTGCTCACCAAGGAAGGGCGCCTGGAAGAGGATGAGATCATCCTGATGCGGAGGCACCCGGAGCAGGGGCACGCAATCCTGTTGAGGCAGGAGGGCATGTCGGACATCGTTCTCGACGTCTGCCTCAATCACCACGAACGTATCGACGGCAAGGGCTATCCGCATGGGCTGTCCGGCAGTGCGGTCAGCCTGTATGCGCGTATTGCCACGATCTGCGATGTTTATGACGCCGTTACCTCGGTGCGGCCCTACAAGGCGCCATGGAGTGCCGGCGATGCGTTGAAATGGATGCTGGGCGTCGAAGGGCACTTCGATCGCCGGCTTCTGAAGAAATTCGCCCTCTGCCTTTCCGTCGCCTCGGTGACGTGA
- a CDS encoding LuxR C-terminal-related transcriptional regulator codes for MSYMTTSERQSLLSSELAAARTRSLFAQALGRVSTAFGLSHATLMHAPAPEDLLLKPLLIESSLPAAYIREFDRAHMMRGCPFGLRLRESAVPPVWHLNDAVNGQAFPAELRALMLRHAIPAGVAMPTIAADGQRLVFWFCGERAALGQSEVNELAMIILHALDAYNAVKRNEECAHNVLSIRELEVVRWTAQGKTSIEIGQILTLSDHTVNAYMTNAIKKLDCVNRTQLVAKAIRLKLIN; via the coding sequence ATGTCTTACATGACCACCTCTGAAAGACAGTCATTGCTTTCTTCAGAGCTTGCGGCTGCACGAACGCGCAGCCTGTTTGCGCAGGCGCTGGGCAGGGTCTCGACAGCCTTCGGATTGTCGCATGCGACGCTGATGCACGCCCCCGCTCCGGAAGACCTCCTGTTGAAACCCCTGCTGATCGAAAGTTCGCTTCCGGCCGCCTATATCAGGGAGTTCGACCGCGCCCACATGATGCGTGGCTGTCCTTTTGGCTTGCGGCTGAGGGAGTCCGCGGTCCCTCCGGTCTGGCACCTCAACGACGCCGTCAATGGTCAGGCTTTCCCGGCCGAACTGCGTGCCTTGATGCTGCGCCACGCCATACCGGCAGGCGTTGCCATGCCGACCATTGCGGCCGATGGCCAGCGCTTGGTCTTCTGGTTTTGCGGCGAGCGCGCCGCACTTGGCCAGAGCGAGGTCAACGAACTGGCAATGATCATTCTGCATGCACTCGATGCATACAATGCGGTCAAGCGCAATGAGGAATGCGCGCATAACGTGCTGTCGATCAGAGAGCTGGAAGTTGTGCGCTGGACCGCCCAGGGCAAGACCTCGATCGAAATCGGCCAGATCCTGACACTCTCGGACCATACGGTGAACGCCTATATGACGAACGCGATCAAAAAACTCGATTGCGTCAATCGTACCCAGTTGGTGGCCAAGGCAATTCGGTTGAAACTGATCAACTGA
- a CDS encoding thymidine kinase: protein MAKLYFNYSTMNAGKSTMLLQASYNYQERGMRTVQLIAAFDERTGRGVIGSRIGLEASAIPFEPHEDLFRLIATLSGEGAPIACIFVDEAHFMTPVHVWQLARVVDRLGIPVMVYGLRTDFQGKLFPASQELLAIADEMREVRTICHCGRKATMVVRLDAAGKVLHEGAQIDVGGNEKYVSLCRRHWDEAMNGAWVAEPV, encoded by the coding sequence ATGGCAAAACTCTATTTCAACTACTCGACGATGAACGCCGGCAAGTCGACGATGCTGCTGCAGGCCTCCTATAATTACCAGGAGCGCGGCATGCGCACGGTGCAGCTGATTGCTGCTTTCGACGAGCGCACCGGCCGCGGCGTCATCGGCTCGCGGATCGGGCTGGAGGCGAGCGCCATTCCTTTCGAGCCGCACGAGGACCTGTTCCGGCTGATCGCGACGCTGAGCGGAGAAGGGGCGCCGATCGCCTGTATCTTCGTCGACGAGGCGCATTTCATGACGCCTGTCCATGTCTGGCAGCTTGCCCGCGTCGTCGACAGGCTCGGCATTCCTGTGATGGTCTACGGGCTCAGAACCGATTTCCAGGGCAAATTGTTTCCGGCCTCGCAGGAGCTGTTGGCGATCGCCGACGAAATGCGCGAGGTGCGCACGATCTGCCATTGCGGGCGTAAGGCGACGATGGTGGTGCGGCTCGACGCGGCGGGGAAAGTGCTGCATGAAGGCGCGCAGATCGATGTCGGCGGCAATGAGAAATATGTCTCGCTCTGCCGCAGGCATTGGGATGAAGCGATGAACGGGGCCTGGGTCGCCGAGCCGGTCTGA